GTCGAGCACCACGTCGGTGCCGGCGGCGATGAGCTCCGCACGGGTGCTGCCGCCGGTCAGGACCGACACGCTCAGCACGCCCGCGGCGCGGGCGCCCTCGACGTCGTGGACGTGGTCGCCGACGTACATCGTGGCGGCCTCGCGGCGCAGCACGTCGGCCTTGCCGACGCCCCAGACCCACCCCTCGAGGAGGTCGACGTCGAGGCCGAGGTGGTCGAGGTGCAGCCGGGCGTTGGGGGCGTACTTGCCCGTCACCACGAGGACCCGGCCCGCGTGACGGCGTACGGCGTCGAGGGCGAGCGCCGCTCCGGGCAGCAGCGGCACGGACGCGACGGCGTGCTCGGGGTAGAGGGCGCGGAAGCGGTCACCGGCCGCGGGGATGGCGTCGGCCGGCAGGTGGGGGGCGAGCATCAGGTCCAGCGGCGGCCCCAGCGCCGCGGTCATCTCCTCGACCGGGAAGGCGACACCGAGCTCGTCGCCGAGCGCCCTCAGCACCGCCACGAACCCGGGCGCGGTGTCGATGAGGGTCATGTCGAGGTCGAATCCGACGACCAGCGGGGAGGCCACGACGCCACCCTATTCACGTGCGCCCCACCTGTCGGTGGGCTCCTTCGCGTGCGGTGGATCGCTGCGTGCGTCACAATCGACGATCCAGGAGGAGGGAGGACCAGCGATGCGACTGCCATCACGCCACCAGCGGCGCGCACGGCTGCGCTCCGTCGTCGCGTCCGCGGCCGTCGGCGTGCTCGGCTCCGGTCTCCTGGTCGCCGCCGTTCCCGCGGCCGTTCCTGCAGCCGTTCCCGTCTCCGCGGCGGCGTCCGCCGGCAGCGGTCGTCTCTACCTCGTGACGCTGCGGACACCGGGCACCTCCACGGCCCTGGGAGCGCTCAGCCGCACCCTGGACACCGCGCGGGTGATCCGCGAGCAGGACACCGTGCTCGACGCGCTCTCCGCCCTCGGCGCGCCGCCGCCGGTCTACCGGTGGACGACCGCGGTCAACGGCTTCGCGGTCCGCCTCGACGCCGACCAGGCGGCCGAGGTGTCCTCGCTGCCCCAGGTACGTGCCGTCGAGCGTGACTCGGTGCGCCCCCTGGCCGACGTGGCCGACGTGGCCGACGTGGCCGGTCTGCCGTCCCGGCTCACCCGCCGTACGCCGACGGCCGCGGTCGCCGGGCCCAGCCGCGGCGGCGCTGGCGTCGTCATCGGCGTGGTCGACACCGGTCTTGCCCCCGACAGCCCGGTCTTCGCCCAGCGGGGCTCGCTGCGCCCGCCCACGACGTTCAGGGGAGCCTGCGAGACGGCCGCCGACTGGGACGCCGCCGAGTGCAGCGGCAAGGTCGTCGGGGCCCGCACCTACGTCGACGGCTTCGGCACCGACCGCCTGCGGGCCGCCACCACCGTCTCCCCGCGCGACCTCGACGGCCACGGCACCCGTACGGCGTCCCTGGCGGCCGGCAACGCCCGTGTGCCGGTCGTG
The Nocardioides plantarum genome window above contains:
- a CDS encoding HAD family hydrolase, which codes for MASPLVVGFDLDMTLIDTAPGFVAVLRALGDELGVAFPVEEMTAALGPPLDLMLAPHLPADAIPAAGDRFRALYPEHAVASVPLLPGAALALDAVRRHAGRVLVVTGKYAPNARLHLDHLGLDVDLLEGWVWGVGKADVLRREAATMYVGDHVHDVEGARAAGVLSVSVLTGGSTRAELIAAGTDVVLDSLEDFPSWLDDHVT